The following proteins come from a genomic window of Vallitaleaceae bacterium 9-2:
- the serS gene encoding serine--tRNA ligase, protein MLDMNLIRNNQDMVVAGLKKREYSVDFSDFNAWDEKRKSIIQEVEALKAERNKVSKEIPALKKAGEDVAPIIEKMSSLKDEIASLDESLRDVDEKIKDFVVSLPNLPADDVTPGGKENNAVIHTWGEKPAHDFEVKNHVELAESLGIIDYERGAKLAGNGFWIYKDKGALLEWALLNYFISAHLKDGYTFMLPPHILSYESGYTAGQFPKFEDDVFKLEQEKGYMQFLLPTAETALINYHRNETLTEDELPKKYFAYTPCYRKEAGSYRAEERGMIRGHQFNKVEMFQYTTPEQSDAALEELIKKAEALVQGLGLHYQLSKLAAGDCSASMRKTYDIEVWIESMQVYKEVSSASNAGDYQARRGNMKYRMVSEKKAAFMHTLNASGLATSRILPALLEQHQQADGSVLIPEALRPFTGFDKIEPIK, encoded by the coding sequence ATGTTAGATATGAATCTCATCCGCAATAATCAAGATATGGTTGTTGCCGGACTAAAAAAAAGGGAATACAGCGTTGACTTCTCAGATTTTAATGCGTGGGACGAAAAACGTAAGTCGATTATTCAAGAAGTCGAAGCATTAAAAGCTGAACGCAATAAAGTTTCAAAAGAAATTCCCGCACTCAAAAAAGCAGGTGAAGACGTAGCTCCTATCATTGAGAAGATGTCTTCTTTAAAAGATGAAATTGCATCACTTGACGAATCCCTTCGTGATGTTGATGAAAAAATAAAAGATTTTGTTGTTAGTCTTCCAAACTTACCTGCAGATGATGTTACACCAGGTGGTAAAGAAAACAATGCTGTTATTCATACATGGGGTGAAAAACCAGCACATGATTTTGAAGTAAAAAATCATGTTGAACTTGCTGAAAGCCTCGGAATTATTGATTATGAGCGGGGAGCAAAACTTGCCGGAAATGGTTTTTGGATCTATAAAGATAAAGGAGCCCTTCTTGAATGGGCATTGCTAAACTACTTTATAAGCGCCCACCTAAAAGACGGCTATACGTTTATGCTTCCTCCACACATTTTATCTTATGAATCAGGATATACTGCCGGTCAATTCCCAAAATTTGAAGATGATGTGTTTAAGCTTGAACAAGAAAAAGGCTATATGCAGTTCTTACTTCCAACAGCTGAGACGGCACTCATTAATTACCACCGTAACGAAACGTTAACTGAAGATGAACTCCCCAAAAAATATTTTGCTTATACACCCTGTTATCGAAAAGAAGCTGGTTCCTATCGAGCAGAAGAACGTGGTATGATTCGTGGTCATCAATTTAATAAAGTAGAGATGTTCCAATACACCACTCCCGAACAATCTGATGCCGCTTTAGAAGAGCTTATCAAAAAAGCTGAAGCGTTGGTTCAAGGATTAGGTCTTCATTATCAACTGTCCAAACTCGCTGCAGGCGATTGTAGTGCTTCAATGCGTAAAACCTATGATATTGAGGTTTGGATTGAAAGTATGCAAGTATACAAAGAAGTAAGTTCCGCATCCAATGCCGGTGACTATCAAGCCCGTCGCGGAAATATGAAGTATCGTATGGTTAGTGAAAAGAAAGCTGCATTTATGCATACTTTAAACGCATCTGGACTTGCAACTTCACGTATTCTTCCTGCTTTACTTGAACAACATCAACAAGCGGACGGTTCTGTTTTGATCCCTGAAGCATTACGACCATTTACAGGTTTTGATAAAATTGAGCCTATAAAATAA
- a CDS encoding ferritin family protein, producing the protein MQPKFTGAEVLQLAISMEEEGVKFYEKYATMADLELKEILLGMAEDEKEHAKVFKSMYNELNVDASQEDYLFSDQVQEFFASYAKNEGFNRSQAPIDSVRDALKIGAETERVTINYYVNLLEFANDKVKEVLNRIIKEEEKHLERLEALI; encoded by the coding sequence ATGCAACCAAAATTTACAGGAGCAGAAGTGCTACAACTTGCAATTAGTATGGAAGAAGAAGGCGTAAAGTTTTATGAAAAATACGCGACAATGGCTGATTTAGAACTTAAAGAAATTTTATTAGGTATGGCTGAGGATGAAAAAGAACATGCAAAGGTATTTAAAAGCATGTATAATGAACTAAATGTAGATGCATCACAAGAGGACTATTTATTTTCAGATCAAGTGCAAGAGTTTTTTGCAAGCTATGCAAAAAATGAAGGCTTTAATCGAAGTCAAGCTCCAATTGACTCTGTACGCGACGCACTAAAAATTGGTGCGGAGACAGAGCGTGTGACTATTAATTATTATGTAAACTTATTGGAGTTTGCGAATGATAAAGTTAAAGAAGTTCTTAATCGTATTATCAAAGAAGAAGAAAAACACTTAGAACGTTTAGAAGCACTTATTTAA
- a CDS encoding lysophospholipid acyltransferase family protein: protein MIKTIFFFIYFGISLLISMIGAIPYWIFGGLGLLKAQHRLVDKLTTLWARSIIFATGNRVQVENAELVPDKPVLFVVNHQSYFDIPVLMVHLPHFAAFIAKVELEKVPMLSWWMKKMGCLFMDRKNMRQSLKVILEGIDMLKDGKSLVIFPEGTRSDLGQMNAFKPGSLKLAVKAGVPIVPVTLKNTYKVYEEHKRVRKTELSVIFHEPIDVTALSREDVNNLHNHVHAIIKKALER from the coding sequence ATGATTAAAACGATCTTTTTCTTTATTTATTTTGGAATTAGCTTACTTATAAGTATGATTGGCGCAATACCTTATTGGATTTTTGGAGGACTTGGGCTTTTAAAAGCACAACATCGACTCGTTGATAAATTAACGACGCTGTGGGCTAGGTCAATTATTTTTGCTACAGGTAATCGTGTTCAAGTTGAAAATGCCGAGCTTGTGCCAGATAAACCTGTGCTTTTTGTGGTTAATCATCAAAGCTACTTTGATATACCGGTTTTAATGGTTCATCTTCCGCATTTTGCTGCATTTATAGCAAAGGTTGAACTTGAAAAAGTACCGATGTTATCATGGTGGATGAAAAAGATGGGATGCCTTTTCATGGACCGTAAAAACATGCGTCAATCGTTAAAAGTAATTTTGGAAGGTATTGATATGCTAAAAGATGGGAAGAGTCTAGTTATTTTCCCAGAAGGAACCCGAAGTGACCTGGGACAAATGAATGCATTTAAACCCGGATCATTAAAACTGGCAGTAAAAGCGGGGGTTCCGATTGTACCTGTGACATTGAAAAATACGTACAAAGTTTATGAAGAACATAAACGTGTGCGAAAGACAGAGTTGTCTGTTATTTTTCATGAACCGATTGATGTGACTGCATTAAGCCGTGAAGACGTGAACAATCTACATAATCATGTTCATGCAATAATAAAAAAAGCATTGGAAAGGTGA
- the feoB gene encoding ferrous iron transport protein B encodes MHIKVALVGNPNCGKTTLFNAYTGAKHKVGNWPGVTVEKKEGLIKHDGKNITLVDLPGIYSISPYSLEEILTREYILNFNPDVIINIIDASNLERNLYLTLQLIELGHPVIIALNMIDILEERGISVDIQELSRRLNVPVVPIVAVSKQGMTKLLHQVIRSSKTKDTYVPIRIDYGQEIEDKIKEIASKIHLKKPVDDYLLRWLSIKVLENDREILSKLRDESIEQLPIDQQRHFLEEHLPGHQETYEEEIGKRKYQFIEQFIKCVLINKENKPREILSDKIDAIVTHPMLGIPIFLLMMFLVFTFTFTIGNYFADIFEGAMASFSAFVYSSLTKFQVRQWLISLIIDGIIGGVGGILIFLPNIAALFIAMSLLEDTGYMARVALIMDKSMSRIGLNGKAVIPLILGFGCTVPAIMTTRSLNSEKDRLITILITPFMSCSARFPIYVLFSRAFFPGNEILIAFSLYLLGIVIAVIMALFFRKVMGESQNPGLILELPSYKRPALKTTGIFVWEKIREYLERAGTIIFIASVVLWVVLEFNLSGKVDMTNSLGADIGRVIAPIFTPLGFGDWQAALALIAGVLGKEIVVSSMSVIYGVGESGLYAALNQIGFTAASAYAFMVFSLLYTPCVATLGVIKSETKSWKWMWFSLGYQLVVAYVVSLVFYQILKHF; translated from the coding sequence ATGCATATTAAGGTGGCTTTAGTCGGAAATCCAAATTGCGGGAAAACAACACTCTTTAATGCGTATACAGGTGCAAAGCATAAAGTAGGGAATTGGCCAGGTGTAACCGTTGAAAAAAAAGAAGGCTTGATTAAACATGACGGAAAAAACATAACGCTTGTTGACTTACCAGGTATTTACAGTATCTCACCATATTCCCTGGAGGAGATTTTAACCCGTGAATATATCTTGAACTTTAATCCAGATGTTATTATCAATATTATTGATGCTTCAAACCTAGAACGTAATTTATATTTGACCTTGCAATTGATTGAGTTGGGGCATCCGGTCATTATTGCTTTAAATATGATTGATATTCTGGAGGAACGTGGCATAAGTGTCGATATACAAGAACTATCGAGAAGGCTAAACGTTCCTGTTGTTCCTATTGTTGCAGTATCAAAGCAGGGTATGACAAAACTTTTACATCAAGTGATTCGTTCTTCCAAGACAAAAGATACATATGTCCCTATAAGAATTGACTATGGACAAGAGATTGAAGATAAAATCAAAGAAATCGCATCAAAAATACATCTGAAAAAACCTGTAGATGATTATTTGCTGCGTTGGTTGAGTATAAAAGTTCTAGAAAATGATCGTGAGATTTTAAGCAAGCTACGTGATGAGTCCATTGAACAATTGCCTATTGACCAACAGCGCCACTTTCTTGAAGAACATCTACCGGGACATCAAGAAACTTATGAAGAAGAAATTGGTAAGCGTAAGTATCAATTTATAGAGCAGTTTATCAAATGTGTTCTAATAAATAAAGAGAATAAACCAAGAGAGATATTATCGGATAAAATTGATGCAATTGTAACCCATCCAATGTTGGGAATTCCGATTTTTCTTCTGATGATGTTTTTAGTATTTACGTTTACTTTTACTATTGGAAATTATTTTGCAGATATATTTGAAGGTGCAATGGCTTCTTTTAGTGCCTTTGTGTATAGTTCTTTGACAAAATTTCAGGTGCGACAGTGGCTTATTTCTCTAATCATTGATGGAATTATTGGCGGTGTGGGTGGAATATTGATTTTCCTACCAAATATTGCTGCCTTATTTATAGCAATGAGCTTACTGGAAGATACAGGTTATATGGCCCGTGTGGCCCTAATTATGGATAAAAGCATGAGCCGAATAGGGCTAAACGGAAAGGCGGTAATTCCCCTAATCTTAGGATTTGGGTGTACAGTTCCTGCTATCATGACAACGCGAAGCTTAAATAGTGAAAAAGACCGGTTAATTACGATTTTGATCACACCATTTATGTCATGTAGCGCTAGGTTCCCAATTTATGTATTGTTTTCCAGAGCTTTCTTCCCAGGAAATGAAATACTTATTGCTTTTTCCTTATATTTGCTTGGAATCGTTATCGCCGTTATAATGGCGTTGTTCTTTAGAAAAGTTATGGGTGAAAGCCAAAACCCCGGATTAATTCTTGAATTACCAAGTTATAAACGACCGGCACTTAAAACAACGGGAATCTTTGTATGGGAAAAAATACGAGAGTATTTAGAACGCGCGGGTACAATTATTTTTATTGCATCAGTAGTTTTATGGGTTGTTCTTGAGTTTAATTTATCAGGTAAGGTAGATATGACAAATAGTTTGGGGGCGGATATTGGGCGTGTAATTGCACCGATATTTACTCCGCTTGGATTTGGAGACTGGCAGGCAGCGTTAGCATTAATTGCCGGAGTGTTGGGAAAAGAGATTGTTGTTAGTAGTATGAGTGTTATTTATGGCGTAGGTGAATCGGGACTGTATGCTGCCTTAAATCAAATTGGGTTTACAGCGGCAAGCGCCTATGCATTTATGGTTTTCTCCCTTTTATATACACCATGTGTCGCTACCCTTGGCGTTATAAAAAGTGAAACCAAGTCATGGAAGTGGATGTGGTTTTCATTAGGATATCAACTTGTCGTGGCATACGTTGTGAGTTTAGTTTTCTATCAAATATTAAAACATTTCTAA
- a CDS encoding FeoA family protein codes for MKLYDGKKSHTYEVNYIEVDPKTKKHLQNMGITQGVKIKIMSQLGGHAYVLRVRGSRVALSENILRQIDVNEVTKENLMKERKH; via the coding sequence ATGAAACTATATGACGGAAAAAAAAGTCACACATACGAAGTGAATTATATAGAAGTAGATCCAAAAACAAAAAAACATTTACAGAATATGGGGATCACACAAGGTGTAAAAATAAAAATCATGTCACAATTAGGTGGGCACGCCTATGTGTTACGTGTCCGAGGCTCAAGAGTCGCATTAAGTGAGAATATACTTCGTCAAATTGATGTTAATGAAGTGACTAAAGAAAACCTTATGAAAGAGAGGAAACACTAA
- a CDS encoding DUF445 family protein: MDITTIITPIAGSIIGYTTNWLAIKMLFKPHKPIYIGKLKLPFTPGVIPREQKRIAKSLGSAVGNNLLTEEVILKELTNDQVIEQLETYIVQNLLAKPLCIEEFVQHIYSEDDARDAFYEKIARIVQEQLIKQLANNQELKNQLFAMIARKVPYSKKINEIIGENISAKIKEQILLHKEDIANYIVALLQEENAKIQIIQVIDQILSEKLGGLAAMFVQPESLYTMLIDYLQAYLAVEENQEQMGTFICEKIDGFLEKEISSMVSSKDYIHLTEQLVDFVEHELVDVLNSEVIQKQIQNYLITLSKIEIQLSEDMKQSFAKAICGLYKNFAQTHLPVFIQQFNITRIVENEINHFSVAEVERLIFTIVDKELKAITWFGALLGFIMGLLTLLV, encoded by the coding sequence ATGGACATAACAACAATTATTACACCGATTGCGGGAAGTATTATTGGATATACAACGAATTGGCTAGCGATTAAAATGCTATTTAAGCCACATAAACCGATTTATATTGGAAAGCTAAAGCTTCCATTCACACCTGGAGTTATACCGCGGGAGCAAAAACGCATCGCTAAGAGCTTAGGTTCTGCGGTAGGAAACAATCTATTGACGGAAGAAGTGATTCTAAAAGAGCTGACCAATGATCAGGTTATTGAACAGTTGGAAACATACATTGTTCAGAATTTACTTGCAAAGCCCTTATGCATCGAAGAATTTGTACAACATATTTATTCAGAGGATGATGCGCGAGATGCTTTTTATGAAAAAATAGCGCGGATTGTACAAGAACAATTAATAAAACAATTGGCGAATAATCAGGAACTAAAAAATCAATTGTTTGCGATGATTGCGCGAAAGGTACCATATTCAAAAAAAATCAATGAGATTATAGGCGAAAATATATCGGCAAAAATCAAAGAACAGATTTTATTGCATAAAGAGGACATTGCAAACTATATCGTTGCTCTGCTTCAAGAAGAGAATGCAAAAATACAAATAATTCAAGTTATTGATCAGATACTGTCTGAAAAACTTGGCGGATTGGCGGCGATGTTTGTCCAACCGGAAAGTTTATATACAATGCTTATAGACTATTTGCAAGCTTACCTTGCAGTTGAAGAAAACCAAGAGCAAATGGGAACGTTTATCTGTGAAAAAATAGATGGATTTTTAGAGAAAGAAATTTCGTCTATGGTTAGTTCAAAAGACTATATACATTTAACGGAACAGCTGGTTGATTTTGTTGAGCATGAACTCGTCGATGTACTTAACAGTGAAGTTATCCAAAAGCAAATTCAAAACTATTTGATAACACTATCAAAAATCGAAATTCAATTATCGGAAGATATGAAGCAGAGTTTTGCAAAAGCTATTTGCGGGTTATACAAAAATTTTGCACAAACACATTTGCCTGTGTTTATTCAACAATTTAATATAACACGTATTGTAGAAAATGAAATCAATCATTTTAGCGTTGCAGAAGTTGAACGTCTAATATTTACTATTGTCGATAAAGAGTTAAAAGCCATAACATGGTTTGGGGCGTTGTTGGGCTTTATTATGGGACTCTTGACACTGCTGGTATAG
- the ppdK gene encoding pyruvate, phosphate dikinase → MSKFVYMFSEGDKSMKNLLGGKGANLSEMTKLGLPIPQGFTVTTEACIKYYDDGEMLSDDVLAQIDDAIAELEKINEKKFGDNSSPLLVSVRSGARVSMPGMMDTVLNLGLNDKVVEGFAKATENPRFAYDSYRRFIQMFSDVVKGLPKSQFERVLDEIKEAKGFESDLELSADDLKEVVEAFKALYKKHEGTDFPQEPKAQLLDSIKAVFGSWNNERAVIYRRMNDISGKWGTAVNVQTMVYGNMGETSGTGVAFTRNPSTGEPGIYGEYLLNAQGEDVVAGIRTPEHIERLENDMPEVYKEFLDIANRLEDHYKDMQDMEFTIENKKLYFLQTRNGKRTAQAALRIAVDLVKEGKVTEEEALLKVEPKQLDQLLHPMFDAKALADAKVYGKGLPASPGAAAGRVYFDAETAVAAKKRGERVILVRLETSPEDIEGMDASRGILTVRGGMTSHAAVVARGMGTCCVSGCGDVKIAADEKSFTLAGQTIKEGDYISLDGSTGNIYLEDVKTVDPEISGDFQTFMAWADKVRTLKVRTNADSPKDVIQAIEFGAEGVGLCRTEHMFFEEDRIPKIRKMIVSKSVEERKAALEQLIPFQKADFKGMYEALEDRPMTVRLLDPPLHEFLPHEDDDIADLAKDMGLTFEELKETVDSLHEFNPMLGHRGCRLAVTYPEIAEMQARAIIEAAVEVKKEKGFNVIPEIMIPLAGEVKELAYVKDVVENIVKEVIAQSGIELEYHIGTMIEIPRAALTADAIAEQAEFFSFGTNDLTQMTFGFSRDDAGSFLEDYYKKGIFEFDPFARLDQTGVGQLVEMAVEKGRKTRPNIKLGICGEHGGDPSTIDFCHKVGLNYVSCSPYRVPIARLAAAHAAILNR, encoded by the coding sequence ATGAGCAAATTTGTTTATATGTTCAGTGAAGGCGACAAATCAATGAAAAACCTACTTGGAGGAAAAGGTGCAAACCTTTCTGAGATGACCAAGTTAGGTCTTCCAATTCCACAAGGTTTTACTGTGACAACGGAAGCTTGTATTAAATACTATGATGATGGTGAAATGCTATCTGATGATGTATTAGCACAAATTGATGACGCTATTGCAGAACTTGAAAAAATCAATGAAAAGAAATTCGGAGACAATTCTTCACCATTATTAGTATCTGTACGTTCTGGTGCACGTGTATCTATGCCAGGAATGATGGATACAGTTCTTAACCTAGGACTTAATGATAAAGTTGTAGAAGGGTTTGCTAAAGCAACAGAAAACCCAAGATTTGCATATGACTCATACAGACGTTTTATCCAAATGTTCTCTGACGTTGTAAAAGGATTGCCAAAGTCTCAATTCGAGCGTGTACTCGATGAAATTAAAGAAGCAAAAGGATTTGAAAGTGACTTAGAATTATCAGCAGATGACTTAAAAGAAGTTGTTGAAGCGTTCAAAGCACTTTATAAAAAACATGAAGGAACAGATTTCCCTCAAGAACCAAAAGCACAATTGTTAGACTCAATTAAAGCTGTATTTGGTTCATGGAATAACGAACGTGCGGTAATTTACAGAAGAATGAATGATATCTCAGGTAAATGGGGTACTGCAGTTAACGTTCAAACTATGGTTTATGGTAATATGGGAGAAACATCAGGAACTGGTGTTGCCTTTACACGTAACCCATCAACAGGGGAACCAGGAATTTATGGTGAGTACTTATTAAATGCACAAGGTGAAGACGTTGTTGCAGGTATTCGTACTCCAGAGCACATCGAGCGTCTTGAAAACGATATGCCGGAAGTATACAAAGAATTCTTAGATATTGCAAACCGTCTTGAAGATCATTACAAAGACATGCAAGATATGGAATTTACAATAGAAAACAAAAAACTTTACTTCTTACAAACACGTAATGGTAAGAGAACTGCTCAAGCAGCGCTTCGTATTGCCGTTGATCTTGTAAAAGAAGGAAAAGTTACAGAAGAAGAAGCTTTATTAAAAGTTGAGCCTAAACAATTAGACCAATTACTTCACCCAATGTTTGATGCAAAAGCATTAGCAGATGCAAAAGTATATGGTAAAGGATTACCAGCATCTCCAGGAGCTGCTGCAGGTCGTGTATACTTTGATGCTGAGACAGCTGTTGCTGCGAAAAAACGTGGTGAGCGTGTTATTCTTGTGCGTTTAGAGACATCACCAGAAGATATTGAAGGTATGGATGCATCACGTGGTATCTTAACTGTACGTGGAGGTATGACTTCTCACGCAGCGGTTGTTGCTCGTGGTATGGGTACGTGTTGTGTATCTGGTTGTGGTGATGTTAAAATTGCTGCTGATGAAAAATCCTTTACACTTGCTGGTCAAACAATAAAAGAAGGAGACTATATTTCACTTGATGGTTCAACAGGTAATATCTACCTTGAAGATGTAAAAACAGTTGATCCTGAAATCAGTGGAGACTTCCAAACATTTATGGCATGGGCAGATAAAGTACGTACATTAAAAGTTCGTACAAATGCGGATAGTCCAAAAGATGTTATTCAAGCGATTGAATTTGGAGCTGAAGGTGTAGGCCTTTGCCGTACAGAGCATATGTTCTTTGAAGAAGATCGTATTCCTAAGATCCGTAAGATGATCGTATCAAAATCAGTTGAAGAAAGAAAAGCGGCTCTTGAGCAACTTATTCCTTTCCAAAAAGCTGACTTTAAAGGAATGTATGAAGCTTTAGAAGATCGTCCAATGACGGTTCGTCTTCTTGACCCACCACTACATGAGTTCTTACCTCATGAAGATGATGACATTGCTGATTTAGCAAAAGATATGGGACTTACATTTGAAGAATTAAAAGAAACTGTTGACAGCTTACATGAGTTCAACCCAATGCTTGGACACCGTGGTTGCCGTTTGGCCGTAACTTATCCAGAGATTGCAGAAATGCAAGCACGTGCAATTATCGAAGCAGCTGTTGAAGTTAAAAAAGAAAAAGGATTCAATGTTATCCCAGAAATCATGATTCCTTTAGCTGGAGAAGTTAAAGAATTAGCATATGTTAAAGACGTTGTTGAAAACATTGTTAAAGAAGTTATTGCTCAATCAGGTATTGAACTTGAATACCATATTGGTACAATGATTGAAATTCCAAGAGCTGCACTTACAGCAGATGCAATTGCTGAGCAAGCAGAATTCTTCTCATTTGGTACAAATGACTTAACTCAAATGACATTTGGATTCTCTCGTGATGATGCAGGTAGCTTCTTAGAAGATTACTATAAAAAAGGTATTTTTGAATTTGACCCATTTGCTCGTTTAGACCAAACTGGTGTTGGTCAACTTGTAGAAATGGCTGTTGAAAAAGGACGTAAAACTCGTCCAAACATTAAGTTAGGTATTTGTGGAGAGCATGGTGGAGATCCATCAACAATTGACTTCTGTCATAAAGTTGGATTAAACTACGTGTCTTGTTCACCATACCGTGTGCCGATTGCACGTCTTGCAGCAGCACATGCAGCAATTTTGAACAGATAA